CCACTGCGCTATAGCCTAATCATGAGTCGAAAGGTATGCATCCAGCTGGCTGTCAGTCTGTGGACCAGTGCTTTCCTCTTGACCATTGTTCCTTTTTTTAGCATGCAGGCACGGCTGTGTGGGAAGAATGTGGTGAATCATTTTAAATGTgagctccaagcagttttaaaATTGGCTTGTTCTGACACCCATGCAAGTGGGATAAGCATGCTGATAACCAGTGTCTTCACTCTGTTATTCCCCTTCACCTTCATCCTGGTAACCTATGGGCGCATTGATGTGGCTGTTCTACGCATCCGTTCTGCCCAGGGCCGGGGTAAGGCCTTGTCAACTTGCAGTTCTCATCTGGCTGTGGTGGGCATTTTCTATGGCACAGCCTTGGTCATGTACCTGAGGCCTCAGACCACGACTTTCACAGACAGAGAAAAAGTGGTAGCTGTGTTTTATGGAGTTGTCACCCCTATGCTCAACCCTTTGATCTATAGCCTGAGGAACAGGGATGTGAAGGGAGCCCTGTGGAGAGTGATTGGAAGGAAAGTGCCGGAATAAAGAAGTGACATCAATGGGACTCATATTTTGGTCATAATGTCCTACTAAAACATGAGGCAAATATCATGACTCAGAATCCTGGTGCAATTATCCCACACCATGCTTGAAATTTCATTTCAGTAGCTCATTAAACAACCTCTTGACAAAGCAAAGCAGAAACCATCTTCACCATCCTTTCTTCCATTCCACTTCCACCACCGCAGCAAGCTTGATGAGTATGTAGTCAGCAGAGGAAGAAAATTTAGAGAGAAGGAACACGTTTGGAGACTCACTCGCGGACTTGATCCGGAACACTTGATTGAAGACAGCTggggtagctcagtggtagagcgcgCGCTTCGCATGTGTGAGGTCCCGgattcaatccccggcatctccagtgttttatgaggagagctggtcttgtggtagcaagcatgacttgtccccatagctaagcagggtctgccctggttgcatctgaatgggagacttgatgtgtgagcactgcaagatattcccctcaggggatggagccgctctgggaagagcagaaggttccaagttccctccctggcttctccaagatagggctgagagagattcctgcctgcaaccttggagaagccactgccagtctgtgaagacaatactgagctagatagaccaatggtctgactcagtatatggcagtttcctatgtttcctatgttcctgtgaaatcATCATGGATACAACTGGATGTAATTTGGTTCTGAATatgaatttgggggggaa
Above is a window of Hemicordylus capensis ecotype Gifberg chromosome 2, rHemCap1.1.pri, whole genome shotgun sequence DNA encoding:
- the LOC128346788 gene encoding olfactory receptor 13H1-like; its protein translation is METLRWDNATMVTEFILVGLSTNPRGRAALFVLFLVMYLIAVAGNGLIVVLIVADSHLHTPMYFFLSNLSFIDVCYVTTSVPQMLAHCFTGRPTIPFGRCFAQMSIALFLAVAECLLLAVMAYDRFVAICSPLRYSLIMSRKVCIQLAVSLWTSAFLLTIVPFFSMQARLCGKNVVNHFKCELQAVLKLACSDTHASGISMLITSVFTLLFPFTFILVTYGRIDVAVLRIRSAQGRGKALSTCSSHLAVVGIFYGTALVMYLRPQTTTFTDREKVVAVFYGVVTPMLNPLIYSLRNRDVKGALWRVIGRKVPE